ctgcactgggcagcttGCCTGAAGGGGCCTGTGCTTTCAGTAGCACGTGTTGCAAGCAACTGAGATGTTCGTCAAGATGTGACATCCAATTCCTGCCTTTCTATCTGCCCCTCCACTGCAAATAAACTAGCTTGCGGTTCACCAAgtgagctggggggagggtggggggcaggacgGTGACCCCCATCAGACTCCCTGCCACTTGGTGTGTGTCGGGGAGAGACCCTCTTGGGAGACTGCAGATGGAGACGTCTTGGGTGCATTCTTCTCAGATGCCGCTGTTCAATACCCCAGTGGGGCAGTCTGGATGGGAGCTGCTCTCTCCAGGGGTCCCTTGTTCAGAAGGGCTGCTCTTTCTGTTCTCACACCAGGTGTATCTGGGCAGGTAGCAAACTGTGCGTGAGTGTTGCTAAGGGTTGGCGATGGGACCCTGGCTGTAAGGAGAGCAACAGACAGGCTTCCCTGTGGGCAGAAGCTGGTGGCACATGGGGATCTGTCTGCAAGCTCCAGAACTGGATGCTTGGTGGCTGCTTCCATTCTGCCTTTTTCTAACTCTGGGCCTGGTCTCCCTGATCTCCTCCTAGGCTGGTGAAGTTCGTGGTCAAAGAGGGGGAGTTCAACGTGACCATGGCCTTGTACGAGACCTCCGCTTACCTGCAGCCCTACCGGCAGCAGCCCCCGGCCCTCCCCCTGTCGGAGTTCCTCTACATCCTGCTGCAGCTGGAAGGGCAGAGCCAGGTGCGGTACTTCCTGCTGAGCCTCGAGGACTGTTGGGCCACCCCGTCAGCAGATCCCAGCCATGACGTGCAGCACCAGCTCATCGTGAAGGGGTAAGAGCAGCGGTTTCGAGCTCTCCCCAGGCTCCTCACCATGGCGAAAAGCCATGTGCTTTACTAGCCCTGATGCTAGGTAATTCCGGGAGGGGAGGGGTCCAGGTCCAGGTTGCCATGACCGTTCCACCGGAGCGACAAGATGTCAAGTCTTCACTGGCTGGCTACGACCACAGGAGCCATGTCAAGACTTTGTAATTGCCTagcagagaaaatgaaaatgaccACTAACCATGTGGCATGCGGAGCGAAGTGCAAAACCCACCTCTTCCTCCCACACTTCATCTTAAGAGGAGGAGTGACCGTAATCTAGAGATGTTCAGATCCCAGAATGATTCTGGGGAGAAGGCCCTGCAAGAGAAGCCGGCTTATCTCCTGAGCATGTCCCATCTTTCATATCTGTGGGAGAAAGTGCTCGCTCCCTCGatcttttcccccatcccagcaccTGGGACAGTTGGCCACTACTCTAGTGCACTCTGGCATTCATGCATTAAACGCAACCTGTCTTGTTTTAAAGCTGCCTTGTGCAATCCTAAGTGACTTCCTTGTTTGTATCGTGGTAGTAATTGAGCCCTTTGACCCGTCGTGGACCCAGGAGTCTGTTGtggcaggtgctgtacaaacaccactGCAAAGCTGGTTGCTTTCTTGGTAACTCTCTGCACAGTTGTTCGTAGAACAGCATGTCAAAAGGCAGCCTGAACCCGGAAGACCTTCTAGCCTGTGTTACTCTGAGATGTGGCTTAGTGTCCCAAAGGAGGATGCGGGAAATCAAGACTCCTGAAAAGGATGCGTTTCTGGTCACAGTCATGATCTGACCGGATTCTGGAGTGAAGCTACCTCTCCACATAGCATCAGGAATATAAATAAGCCATTGCTGAGTTCTCTTGCATGGATAAGGATAGTGAAGCAggggaacaggttacctagggaggtggtggaatctccatcactggaggtttttagaacaggctggacaaacacctgtgggGGGTGGTCtctgtttacttggtcctgtctcagtgccgGGGGCTGGACTGAGTAatcttttgaggtcccttccagccctacgtttctctgagggagtcaatgACATGTTACTGTCCCATGCAGCTTGTGATCCAGCACATGGTCTAGCAAGACTAGTTAAAACTATGGGGCACAGGCCTGCAAGGGACATGAACAGAAGTTGGATACAGGGAACAGTGACACCATTAAAGCAGTTTGAGCTGTGGGCATGCAAACCACTAATAGAACAGTGGAGAGCCCCAAAATGCCATGATGATGCATAACCACAAGGCACAAGCATCCTGATACACCAGCCTTTCATCAGAGGCAGCGTggccagagcactggactggggcttAAGAGACCTGGATTcgatttccagctctgccagtgaccttggcaagtcactacccctctctgcctcagtttccgcaCTGTAAAGTAATATCCTTTTCCttgacctgctttgtaaagtgctttgagatctactgatctATATAGGCATTATCGCCTCCTTGGCGGTTGGGAGGAAGAGAATCTTTTCTTGCTGCGGTAAGGTAGGACTGAGCTTAGACCGTTTCTTTCCTCCCCCATCTATGGGCAGGGAGTGACTTGGAAATGAAACTCTCAGGTAGAACAAGGAGCACCCTTCCCCAGAGAGATGCACACAGATGCAGGCACGTAATGCTCTGAAAGAAACATCCCCTTCGTTGCTTCCTGCTCATCATGCATCATCTGGAAAGGGGAAGTGGCTTCCCTGCAGAGTTCAGATAAGGAATTAATCCAGAGGTCACAGCTGGTCAGAACTCAGCATTGTGAAAACTGGAAACTCTTCTTGgtttcaaatttaaaaagaaattcttcCGGGGGGAGAAGTGGAAGCATGACTGTTTCTTGTTCCCCCCAATCCTtccatggggaaggggaagaaaatggggggaggggagaaacggGGGTTAACATTTTTGAATTGAAAACCAATCTGCATTTTTGTCCAAAGCCATTTTCCGTTCATGCTGGCATCCTTTCTCCCTAAAAATCCCCTACCTCTACCTGAGACTGCATCTGGCAGTTACATTTGACCCCCACTGCGTAAAGCTAGACATCTCAAGGGCAAAGCCTTCTCCACTGAAAGACCAGACACTGCACGGGGACTGCTGGCACCTCGTGGTGTAAAACTCCCCAGGCTGACTTGGCTCTTgaatctcttccccctccccccccccccccgcaggtgtCCCCGTGATGAGACTGTGATGTACATCAATGATATCGGAAATAGCACCATGGCAAAGTTCAGCTTCCAGATGTTCCAATTCATCAACTACTCGGAGGTGTTTCTGCACTGCCGAGTCCGCCTGTGCCTCCCTGATGGCCCCGAGCCCTGTGCAAAGGTGAGGTCCCCTCTCACTGCGAGCGGGACTTGTTGGAAACCCTTCTCCTCTGAGCTGCCTTAGCTGTGGCAGAGGGCTCTGCTCTGACCCTACGCTGGATTCAGCTAACCGTTGGCTACAGGCCTCTCCCTGTGGAACTGTTACTTAACAATAAGGATCCGTTGGACCCGTTTTCTTTAAGACTTGCCTCCCTTGTGGGGCCTGTAAATTGGATAGTGGGACCTGCACAGGAGAGCACTCCTGCAGCATGACCATATGGGGCCCCATTAAGGGCCCttatctctgtctgtctgtctgcattaCTACAATGCTAGCAGCTCTAGTCACAAGCCAGGACCCTGCCGTGCTAGGCAgggtacaaacacagaccaaagagactggccctgcccccaaagagctgacaatctgcGCTGGGCCTCAGATTTGCCCCAGTTCTTTCAGCAGCTCTCTGGCTCTCCTTGCTTCCAGAAAGAACAGAGCATGATGGTGCTTCCTCTTAAGAGGCGGCTGCCCAGTGATGGAGGgcctcttctcctttccctcAGAGCTCCAAGATTACATTATGGAGGGCTTTTACTTTAACCTCCCCTTTAATGATAGCTGGTTCCATCCAGTTCATTGGTCTGCCTGGCTGCTGGATAAATGAACTGAAAACATCTCGTGTACCTAGTAGAAGGTTCCTGGGACCATGCAAGTGGAGGCTTTTCACTGCCAGTAAGTTGGGCTTGATCTCCAGAGGAAGGGCTCTTCCTACATGGCACGGGAGGGGAAAAAGCAAGCGTCCCATCCTGCCCCCGTGTCCTAGCTTTCTTCTCTCTGTTCCGCTCACAGCAATGTCCCAGGAAGACGAAAAGCAAGAGGGCACTTGAGGAGGACTACAAGAAGATTGTCTCTTATGGACCCATCCATCTCCTCGCCTCTCCCCTTTCTGGAGCACGGAGTGCTGAGTCGGGGACAAAACTGCAGGACCTTTGGGGTATGTATGTCCCTCCTGGATACCTGTACAAAGCCAGTTGAGTAGGAACAGTCCAATCACACTTGCCCCCTGTTACATATAGCCCTGTTAAAGGAGGCTGTTAAGATCTCTCCCCTGCAATGTGGCAGTTTGGGGTCTTTCAGCCTGTCACATCTCAACGCTCCTATATTGTGTTCTGCAGTGACTAGAAGTCTCAAGATGTAAATGTGTATAGAGCCTAGTCTGCCCCACCGAATCTGCCTCTTCCTAGACCAGACATCTGCCATGGTACAGAGTCATTTGGAAGACCAGGGAATGGCTTGGAGGAGAGGAGCTGATGGCAGGAAGCCTGTAGAATCCAGTGATTAAGGGCCAGGCTTTTCGAGAGCTTGGTGCTCCACATGCTGAGTGCTTTTGCAAATTGGTGGGTGCTACGCTCTCTggagaatctgaccctaaatgtTATGAGTGAGGGACTGGTTAAGATCAGGGCTTCAGATTTTTGGTGCTAACTGACAAGTGCCAATAAAACATCCAGatccaaaaaacaaaatcagtgtTTATCCAATAAAATGCTGGAAATAGTGATTTGTACCTAGAGAGCTTGTCAACACAGAGCAGTAATGCGGACTACAGGAATGTGACTTCTAAAGCACACTGTGTTGTGCGTgaattggtctgtgtagatcTTGCCGATGCACACCAAGGTTCCCGAGTGTGCTGTAACATTTGAAGCTGTCCTACATTAATGTGCACTGGCGAACATTACAAGGAGATGACTCACTATGGTATGAGTGTAATAAGTATTGTGTATATctgggatcggcaacctttggcctgcaGCCCGCCagagtaagccccctggcagcactcggatggtttgtttacctgccacgtccacaggtttggctgatcgcactggcagcggttcactgctccaggccagtgggggctgcaggaagcagaggccagcacatccctcggcccatgccgcttcccgcagcccccattggcctgggacgttaaaccgcggccagtgggagccacgatcggccaaacctgcggacacagcaggtaaacaaactggcccggcctgccagggggcttaccctggtgggttACGgaccaaaggttgctgatcctgtgtgtgtgtgtacaaagtgcCTTGAAAAACTCCCAATTTTGGGGGCcatctacataaaactcaaatGGCTGAAAATAAGCCCTAATTCAGAGACAGCCTTGAAGTCCACAGGCCTTATGGGCCGAGCGTGTCTTTGCTGTAGAGCAGTGTGTCCTGCTCACTGGTGTGGAGATCAGTAGCCATGATGGCTCTTGCCTATCACGAAGTGACCCCACCTTCCCAGGCCTACTGCAGTGGCAGGCTCTCGACTAAGGAATACAATTCTGGTTCTTCCTTGTAACTGCTTTCTTTTTTAGGGCCACACCTGTGGATTCCTGGTGCCCTGGTAACGCTGATCATAGCCGGCCTCTTTGTTCTGGTTGCTATCGCTAAAGCCATGAAGAAATGAGTGATATCAAGAGAGCATAATTTCTAAATAAACCTGCCACTTGCAAAGACAGCGGCTGTCTGCTTCTTTaaacaaacttctctggaagaacAGGCTGCTTGTTTAGAGGAGGGAAGCTGGTATAATACTCAAATCGTTCAACCACTTGAGTCTCTTGGCTGCTTATGTTCTCTTGTGCCTATAGCTGCTGACACGGAGCAGAATTTCCCAGCATATCCCACAACATCCAAGCCCCTATGAGCAAGCGCTGTGCTGGATTTACAAAGCTTAACCACTCTATGGAAACCAAGGTGGTGATGGGTTGGAGCCATCAGCCAGCAAACAGGATATTAGGGGAGACTTGCAAAGGGCAGTGAGGTGCTCGAGCCCATTCCAACCACTGAGCTGGGTGCTTAACACTACTTTGTGCCTTTGACAGTCCTTCCCCTTGCTGTCCCCAAGAGTGTTGGTTTTAAAGgaaatgaatccgatgaagtgagctgtagttcacgaaagcttatgctcaaataaattggttagtctctaaggtgccacaagtcctcctgttctttttgcgaatacagacttacacggctgctactctgaaaccggttttAAAGGGGATGGTGATGCGCTATGCTGGTTAACCACTGAAACAGCGAGCTGCAAGTGTTGGTTCCCCAAGACACTTGCTGAGTGGAAACACTTAGGGGAAGAATGATGGGGCTGTTGCTGTGGGAACCAAAACTTTAGAACTTGCTGGTCAATGCTTTAACATCCGCTTCCTCTCCCAGCCAGCCTGTTCTTGCCCATAACCTCTTGCCTCCAGTATCTATCTGGCTATCCATCTGAATGCACTGCAGGTGATTTTTCCATGCAGTGGGGCTCATTGATACATGCCATATCCAAGAGACTTGGACTCTTTTAAACACCAGCAGTGATGCAGCCCATGATCTTCATGTAGTTGGAGGTGTTGCTATTCAAGCCAAACCTCTGCCTGGAGCAAGCTTTCTAGCAGGTTTAATGCTTCACCGTGAATGCAGAGGTTTGGGTGACTTTAGTGAAGTCTGCAAGTTTGGGCACAGTGGGCACAAATCTATTGAACTATTCACCTGTAAGTGATTACCCTAGGAACCCTCAGAAAGAGGCATGTGGCTGTTTGCAGCAATGTAATGACTCATGTCTGCTTAAGGGAGAACAGACTCTTTGTAACTGGGTGCAGTTCCATAATTCTGCATGGAAATTGTAATTATTGCTCATTTGCATAGCCAAATTAGCACAAGTGCAGAGCCTCCCCTACAGGAACTGCGAGCTCTGGCCTGTGTATGACTATACACTAAGTATAAAAACCTCTTGCATTACTTTATCTAGAATTACTCAGTAACAGTTCTCACTACCCCTAAGTATTTCAGGGACTGTTAATGCCATTTAGGAGGCTATTCTGTACATAAGTGGTGAATGAGGTGTGTTGAGCCTGTTTGTAAAAGCAGTCATTGCAGTGAAATCTGTTCGTGCTTCAAACCATGCCCTTTTTCAGGAGAGGTGCAGATCAGGCAACTCTGTACCCAAAGGAAAGGAGTAAGCAGAGAATATGGAGACAGATCTGCTGCCCCCAGACTTCTGATTGTGCTCAGTGTCACACCCTGGAGGTTCCCAGTGGCGTCAGGAGGGAATAATCTCAATATGCAGGGTGTATTAATTCACTTATTTATTGAAAAGTGCTCAGCAGTACATGTGCAGTGCCATGGATTAGAAATGGATTCAGGAATTTTGATGGAATGGCCTAGTGCATAATGGAGTTCCCACTGATAAATGGAAGagctgctttttcaactccagggaatgaggagggagagagaaataagtCAGCCGATCAAGCCTCTGCAGCTCTGAGAGATGTGTGCACCCTTCTACCTATCTGTATTTATTGGAATCTGCTAACTGGGAATTGTTCCCAGGAGCCAACTTATTCCCCATTAATATATAGCAAGAGAGACACCTGCAAAAGGGGGGACAGAATCCTCTTATCTGATTGTGCTATAGCTCAGTTAAACTCCATCCATGAACCTGTAGTGACTGTCAGGTTTCACCCCTGTCCTGCTGCGCTTAAAGATTTTCCTGCTGGCTCAATTCCAACCCCTGGTCCTCTTCCGCCTTAACTAAAGGGGCAAAGCTATAGAGCTTGAATCCATCAAGCTTATGCCTAGAAGTCTCCATTCAGATCTcattcctcttctctctctcaagAGGGAGCTCCTTAGAAGAAAAATCCAATGGGAGtaaggtgcttaaatacctttgcagATCTTGACCTAAGTGAGTAAGGGGCAGTTGTGAGCCCACAAGAAAGCTGTGATGATCTGCAGGGACATTAGCTGAAGTAGGTGAGATGCCAGGTGCTCTAGGCTCTGTCTTCAGGTAACCAAGGCCCCTTAATCAGACAGAGAGGTTGGCCTCTGTGAAGAGTTTCTCTTATGGCAAATCAATTTCACAGGGGGATAAACTGAGCCATAGCTGGTAGCCTTGGGCAAATAACTTGACTCCTCTGTGCCACGGTTCACCCATCTGTAAGGAAGGTATTATTCTGATCCTCATGCAGTGCATCAGGTTCAGAACAAGGCACAGAACGCAGGCCACTTActtccagttccctgctctgactGCTAGACAaaacttctctcccccacccaccatggGAAGGAGCACAGAAAGGGGCTCATCTACTGCATGATTGTGCTTGCCACGCAAGCCTAAGAATGGCTCTCCACCTTGCTAGCGCTCTGCCCATCCCTCTCCGCTCATTGAGGAAGCTACGTGGACTGGGCAAATTCCTCTGAACTAGCCCCCCTCTGCCTGGAAGAGAAGCTGGGCCTACAGttagctgtgggaagcggtggtgACTTTCCCATTCTTGCCGCTGCTGGAGGAGGATGTGGTTGCTCCTTTCTTTGGATAGTAGAGAACAGCGAACCAGATGAATATGAAGAGACCTGTGGAGACAGAAAGGCCTCGGTCAGGGTGGAAACGTTGGAATCTGTCCTGCTGGCGAACGCGATGGCTAATGGCCCAGGGACCTTTACCAGCACAAGTTTGAACCTAGCCTCATGAGCTCTTAGTACGTACAGGTGAAAGCGGAGATTGGCTTACACACCATTCCGGGGGGAACGTCCCCTGTCTCCTGCTGCCTCAGCAAGCCCATGGACTTCCGAGGTGAAGCTGAAGGAAGCTCCTAAACTCACTTGCCCTAGCTGAGCCGCTGTTAATGGTCCAGCCCTCGCTAAAGGGGGGATTCCGAAGAGTAAACTCTTGCAGGGGGAGAGTGCAGGTGGGGTGGTAGCCACCTGCGtgccatccctcccaccccctgagaGCTACATCCCTCGCTGTGGGGGCAGGCAGCTCTTTAGCACTGTGCTCCGCAGAATGCTGCAGTTGGGCCTGGCCCCCCAGAACTGCCTTCCTCTTCAACAGGGAAGCGTGGCCTGCAGAgaggtcccagcatgcactgctctaGCTACGAGAGGTCCGAATGGCTTTCCGTTCGGTTCAGGATGTAGCACTGTTCTTTGCGACCTACAGCGCTAGTGGGTCACATCTCTCTATTAAAGGGGAGGGCAGCTGTGATCTGGTCCACCCTGAGCCACGGCTGCGGCCCTCCAGCCTGGGGCGAGTTGCCAGTGTAGCCACTCGGCAATGCCTGAGCACCTTTGGTAGGCCGTGCCGCCTGGCCTTGTGCTTTAGCTGGGAGCTGTGCCCTGACCTTGGAGAGAGTTCAGTACTGTGAAGAGGTACGCTGCAGGCACGGACATGGCGCCGTAGGTGAAGAAGGCCAGCCCCCAGGTGCCTCCCAGCAGGCAGGAGAGGCCTAGCACTGTGAGGCCCCCCTTCCAGGCCtttattttctcctccttccccgctGTGGCGCGCTGCAGGCTGAACAGCTTCCAGGCTACGACCACAAGGACCAGGGTGTTGAAGAGGAGGATCAGGCCGAAGTAGCTGCAGTTGGTGACGTAATGGACCACCAAGTGAGCGGAGTCTATCCAGCACCTGCAAGGGACAACACAGTGAGCCTGGATGGCGGGTCTAAGATGTCAGAGCTGGGGTGGGCGGCAGGCAATGGAATGGGGCCGCACACCAGGAAATTGCTCCTGTACGGATCGGCGCACGTGGCTCTCCCAGCATGGGGACCCCTCTGCATAGAGTCCCTCCTAGAAGGCAGGGCCGGGTGCTTTCAGAAGGGGGGTGCGGGTAGAAGGGTGACAGGGTCTGTGGTGGGGAATGCCCCGGTGCTAGGCGCCCCTGGTCTGTGATGTTGGGCAGTGACGTTCTTCCCCCTCTCTCACCTCGGGAACTCTAGCGAGCACTGCAGCAGACAGCGAAGCCCAAAGACACGGGGCAGTGGTGTGTACTGGGATAGGGCAAGCAGCCCTTTTAAACACAGGCTTCCCGTGGGCTGGAGCGGCCAAGCTCTAGGAATGGCCTCCACTCCCATCCCTAGGCCATATGATCCTGCCAGGAGCAGGCTGGAGCACGGATGCTGAAGGCCAGATCCTGCTTTCCTTGTTTTCCCCAATTCCCCGCTGAGGTCCGTGGGAGCCTCGGCTGCCCAAGGAAGGCACAACTGGGCCCTGAGTCTTCCCCTTTCACTTCTACAGTGGGTGGTGTCCCCATGTCACAGCTGGGGCACAGTCTGGGCATAGCGCTATGCATGGGGAGTGCATGGTTTCTCCATGTGGGGAGGCTGCAAGTGCCTGGACCGTGGCCCCCCCCCCCTGAGGcccacccctgctcagctgcctcctcctgaagccccacccatgctccacccctggccctgctaagccccctccccaaagccccCCCACCCGCTACTCACTGGCTGCCCACTCACTGCTTGCGCGTGCCTCTTCACCCCGTCCTGCGAGGCCCCCATGCGGGCAGAGCTGGGACGGGAAGAGGCGAAGCCGTGGGGGAAGAGCACGAgtgggagcggggccttgggATGGAGCACAGGCCAGGCTACAGCTGGGACACCCACCCTTTCAACAGCGGTGCGCTCCAAAGGCGGTgggctggctgtttggggaggcttagcttcCCCTGGCCTCTTCTACCTGCCCCTCTGGAGCTATGCAAGGGCCGCCCTGCAGTGAATGGGGTGGGCTTGTTAACACCGCTGCAGCAAGCTTTTAGTGCTTAACCTTGAACAGAGGGCAAAGCTGAGGAGCAAAGAAAAGATGGGTCCAGTTTCCTTTCTAAGGCAGCAAAGGAACAGGAGCGGGCTTGCTTTGTCCAAGCCGAGACACAGCTAATCCACACCACCGAGAGCCAGGAGCGAGGGTGCAACTTACAGGGTGACGGTGGTCCGGTTGGCCATATCCATAATGGTGTATTTTCCATAGCTGTTCATGCTGCCAGTGATGGTGACCACGAGAGCAGGGAAGCCTGAAAAAGCAAAGGGAGGGGTCCGTGAATGCCCGAGGAAGGGGGAGATGGGTGgctattttt
The genomic region above belongs to Eretmochelys imbricata isolate rEreImb1 chromosome 12, rEreImb1.hap1, whole genome shotgun sequence and contains:
- the LOC144272979 gene encoding uromodulin-like, whose product is MEEAALRPKRSPRFCFPNPCKHQGVCRVVEEKPNCTCKAGFTGTFCQDVVLKLQCEEDHMKMMVRKEVFEVLKIPLAQVHLKNGACKVSEKEEDGAIFFAASLTGENHTLCGSVIQQNRSHVSYANVMESDMEATGVISRSSLVRVHFSCIYSYERVVQLPFSLTAIDTLVKFVVKEGEFNVTMALYETSAYLQPYRQQPPALPLSEFLYILLQLEGQSQVRYFLLSLEDCWATPSADPSHDVQHQLIVKGCPRDETVMYINDIGNSTMAKFSFQMFQFINYSEVFLHCRVRLCLPDGPEPCAKQCPRKTKSKRALEEDYKKIVSYGPIHLLASPLSGARSAESGTKLQDLWGPHLWIPGALVTLIIAGLFVLVAIAKAMKK